From a region of the Equus przewalskii isolate Varuska chromosome 2, EquPr2, whole genome shotgun sequence genome:
- the NCDN gene encoding neurochondrin isoform X2 → MASDCEPALNQAESRNPTLERYLGALREAKNDSEQFAALLLVTKAVKAGDIDAKTRRRIFDAVGFTFPNRLLTSKEAPDGCPDHVLRALGVALLACFCSDPELAAHPQVLNKIPILSTFLTARGDPDDAARRSMIDDTYQCLTAVAGTPRGPRHLIAGGTVSALCQAYLGHGYGFDQALALLVGLLAAAETQCWKEAEPDLLAVLRGLSEDFQKAEDASKFELCQLLPLFLPPTTVPSECLRDLQAGLARILGSKLSSWQRNPALKLAARLAHACGSDWIPAGSSGSKFLALLVNLACVEVRLALEETGTEVKEDVVTACYALMELGIQECTRCEQSLLKEPQKVQLVSIMKEAIGAVIHYLQQVGQEKQKEPFVFASVRILGAWLAEETSSLRKEVCQLLPFLVRYAKTLYEEAEETNDLSQQVATLAISPTTSGPTWPGDALRLLLPGWCHLTVEDGPREILIKEGAPSLLCKYFLQQWELTSPGHDTSVLPDSVEIGLQTCCHIFLNLVVTAPGLIKRDACFTSLMNTLMTSLPALVQQQGRLLLAANVATLGLLMARLLSTSPALQGTPASRGFFAAAILFLSQSHVARATPGSDQAVLALSPDYEGIWADLQELWFLGMQAFTGCVPLLPWLAPAALRSRWPQELLQLLGSVSPNSVKPEMVAAYQGVLVELARANRLCREAMRLQAGEETASHYRMAALEQCLSEP, encoded by the exons ATGGCCTCGGATTGCGAGCCAGCTCTGAACCAGGCAGAGAGCCGAAACCCCACCCTGGAGCGCTACCTAGGAGCCCTCCGTGAGGCCAAGAATGACAGCGAGCAGTTTGCAGCCCTGCTGCTA GTGACCAAGGCAGTCAAAGCAGGTGACATCGATGCCAAAACTCGGCGGCGGATCTTCGATGCTGTAGGCTTCACCTTCCCCAATCGTCTTTTGACCAGCAAGGAGGCACCAGATGGCTGCCCTGACCACGTCCTCCGGGCCCTGGGCGTGGCCCTGCTGGCCTGCTTCTGCAGTGACCCTGAACTGGCCGCCCATCCCCAGGTCCTGAACAAGATCCCCATCCTTAGCACCTTCCTCACAGCCCGGGGGGACCCCGACGATGCTGCCCGCCGTTCCATGATCGATGACACCTACCAGTGCCTGACGGCTGTGGCAGGCACACCCCGTGGGCCACGACACCTCATTGCTGGTGGCACTGTGTCTGCCCTGTGTCAGGCATACCTGGGGCATGGCTATGGCTTTGACCAGGCCCTGGCACTCTTGGTGGGGCTGCTGGCTGCTGCCGAGACACAGTGCTGGAAGGAGGCAGAGCCCGACCTGCTGGCTGTGTTGCGGGGCCTCAGTGAAGATTTCCAGAAAGCTGAGGATGCCAGCAAGTTTGAGCTCTGCCAGTTGCTACCCCTCTTTCTGCCCCCTACAACCGTGCCCTCTGAATGCCTCCGGGATCTGCAGGCCGGGCTGGCACGCATCCTGGGCAGCAAGCTGAGCTCCTGGCAGCGCAACCCCGCACTGAAGCTGGCAGCCCGCCTGGCACACGCCTGCGGCTCCGACTGGATCCCGGCGGGCAGCTCCGGGAGCAAGTTCCTGGCCCTGCTGGTGAATCTGGCATGCGTGGAAGTGCGGCTGGCACTGGAGGAGACAGGCACGGAGGTGAAAGAGGATGTAGTGACCGCCTGCTATGCCCTCATGGAGTTGGGGATCCAGGAATGCACCCGCTGTGAGCAGTCACTGCTGAAGGAGCCACAGAAGGTACAGCTTGTGAGCATCATGAAGGAGGCCATCGGGGCTGTCATCCACTACCTGCAGCAG GTGGGgcaggagaagcagaaggagcCCTTTGTGTTTGCATCCGTGCGCATCCTGGGTGCCTGGCTGGCCGAAGAGACCTCATCTCTGCGCAAGGAGGTTTGCCAGCTGCTGCCCTTCCTTGTCCGCTATGCCAAGACCCTCTACGAGGAGGCCGAGGAGACCAATGACCTCTCCCAGCAGGTGGCCACCCTGGCCATCTCCCCCACCACCTCAGGGCCCACCTGGCCAGGGGACGCTCTCCG GCTCCTTCTGCCCGGCTGGTGCCACCTGACAGTCGAAGATGGGCCCCGGGAGATCCTGATCAAGGAGGGGGCCCCCTCACTTCTGTGCAAGTATTTCCTGCAGCAGTGGGAACTCACATCCCCTGGCCATGACACCTCAGTGCTGCCTGACAGCGTGGAGATTGGCCTGCAGACCTGCTGTCACATCTTTCTCAACCTCGTGGTCACTGCACCAGGACTGATCAA gCGAGATGCCTGCTTCACGTCTCTTATGAACACCCTGATGACTTCGCTGCCCGCACTGGTGCAACAGCAGGGGAGGCTGCTTCTGGCTGCCAATGTGGCCACCCTAGGCCTCCTCATGGCCCGGCTCCTTAGCACCTCTCCAG CTCTTCAGGGGACACCAGCATCCCGGGGTTTCTTCGCAGCTGCCATCCTCTTCCTGTCGCAGTCCCACGTGGCTCGGGCGACGCCTGGCTCAGACCAGGCAGTGCTGGCCCTGTCCCCTGACTACGAGGGCATCTGGGCCGATCTGCAGGAGCTCTGGTTCCTGGGCATGCAGGCCTTCACAGGCTGCGTGCCACTGCTGCCCTGGCTGGCTCCTGCTGCCCTGCGCTCCCGCTGGCCGCAGGAGCTGCTCCAGCTACTAGGCAGCGTCAGCCCCAACTCAGTCAAGCCAGAGATGGTAGCCGCCTATCAGGGTGTCCTGGTTGAGTTGGCACGGGCCAACCGGCTGTGTCGGGAGGCCATGAGGCTGCAGGCGGGCGAGGAGACTGCCAGCCACTACCGTATGGCTGCCCTGGAGCAATGCCTGTCAGAGCCCTGA
- the NCDN gene encoding neurochondrin isoform X1 has product MSCCDLAAAGQLGKAGIMASDCEPALNQAESRNPTLERYLGALREAKNDSEQFAALLLVTKAVKAGDIDAKTRRRIFDAVGFTFPNRLLTSKEAPDGCPDHVLRALGVALLACFCSDPELAAHPQVLNKIPILSTFLTARGDPDDAARRSMIDDTYQCLTAVAGTPRGPRHLIAGGTVSALCQAYLGHGYGFDQALALLVGLLAAAETQCWKEAEPDLLAVLRGLSEDFQKAEDASKFELCQLLPLFLPPTTVPSECLRDLQAGLARILGSKLSSWQRNPALKLAARLAHACGSDWIPAGSSGSKFLALLVNLACVEVRLALEETGTEVKEDVVTACYALMELGIQECTRCEQSLLKEPQKVQLVSIMKEAIGAVIHYLQQVGQEKQKEPFVFASVRILGAWLAEETSSLRKEVCQLLPFLVRYAKTLYEEAEETNDLSQQVATLAISPTTSGPTWPGDALRLLLPGWCHLTVEDGPREILIKEGAPSLLCKYFLQQWELTSPGHDTSVLPDSVEIGLQTCCHIFLNLVVTAPGLIKRDACFTSLMNTLMTSLPALVQQQGRLLLAANVATLGLLMARLLSTSPALQGTPASRGFFAAAILFLSQSHVARATPGSDQAVLALSPDYEGIWADLQELWFLGMQAFTGCVPLLPWLAPAALRSRWPQELLQLLGSVSPNSVKPEMVAAYQGVLVELARANRLCREAMRLQAGEETASHYRMAALEQCLSEP; this is encoded by the exons ATGTCGTGTTGTGACCTGGCTGCGGCGGGACAG TTGGGCAAGGCGGGCATCATGGCCTCGGATTGCGAGCCAGCTCTGAACCAGGCAGAGAGCCGAAACCCCACCCTGGAGCGCTACCTAGGAGCCCTCCGTGAGGCCAAGAATGACAGCGAGCAGTTTGCAGCCCTGCTGCTA GTGACCAAGGCAGTCAAAGCAGGTGACATCGATGCCAAAACTCGGCGGCGGATCTTCGATGCTGTAGGCTTCACCTTCCCCAATCGTCTTTTGACCAGCAAGGAGGCACCAGATGGCTGCCCTGACCACGTCCTCCGGGCCCTGGGCGTGGCCCTGCTGGCCTGCTTCTGCAGTGACCCTGAACTGGCCGCCCATCCCCAGGTCCTGAACAAGATCCCCATCCTTAGCACCTTCCTCACAGCCCGGGGGGACCCCGACGATGCTGCCCGCCGTTCCATGATCGATGACACCTACCAGTGCCTGACGGCTGTGGCAGGCACACCCCGTGGGCCACGACACCTCATTGCTGGTGGCACTGTGTCTGCCCTGTGTCAGGCATACCTGGGGCATGGCTATGGCTTTGACCAGGCCCTGGCACTCTTGGTGGGGCTGCTGGCTGCTGCCGAGACACAGTGCTGGAAGGAGGCAGAGCCCGACCTGCTGGCTGTGTTGCGGGGCCTCAGTGAAGATTTCCAGAAAGCTGAGGATGCCAGCAAGTTTGAGCTCTGCCAGTTGCTACCCCTCTTTCTGCCCCCTACAACCGTGCCCTCTGAATGCCTCCGGGATCTGCAGGCCGGGCTGGCACGCATCCTGGGCAGCAAGCTGAGCTCCTGGCAGCGCAACCCCGCACTGAAGCTGGCAGCCCGCCTGGCACACGCCTGCGGCTCCGACTGGATCCCGGCGGGCAGCTCCGGGAGCAAGTTCCTGGCCCTGCTGGTGAATCTGGCATGCGTGGAAGTGCGGCTGGCACTGGAGGAGACAGGCACGGAGGTGAAAGAGGATGTAGTGACCGCCTGCTATGCCCTCATGGAGTTGGGGATCCAGGAATGCACCCGCTGTGAGCAGTCACTGCTGAAGGAGCCACAGAAGGTACAGCTTGTGAGCATCATGAAGGAGGCCATCGGGGCTGTCATCCACTACCTGCAGCAG GTGGGgcaggagaagcagaaggagcCCTTTGTGTTTGCATCCGTGCGCATCCTGGGTGCCTGGCTGGCCGAAGAGACCTCATCTCTGCGCAAGGAGGTTTGCCAGCTGCTGCCCTTCCTTGTCCGCTATGCCAAGACCCTCTACGAGGAGGCCGAGGAGACCAATGACCTCTCCCAGCAGGTGGCCACCCTGGCCATCTCCCCCACCACCTCAGGGCCCACCTGGCCAGGGGACGCTCTCCG GCTCCTTCTGCCCGGCTGGTGCCACCTGACAGTCGAAGATGGGCCCCGGGAGATCCTGATCAAGGAGGGGGCCCCCTCACTTCTGTGCAAGTATTTCCTGCAGCAGTGGGAACTCACATCCCCTGGCCATGACACCTCAGTGCTGCCTGACAGCGTGGAGATTGGCCTGCAGACCTGCTGTCACATCTTTCTCAACCTCGTGGTCACTGCACCAGGACTGATCAA gCGAGATGCCTGCTTCACGTCTCTTATGAACACCCTGATGACTTCGCTGCCCGCACTGGTGCAACAGCAGGGGAGGCTGCTTCTGGCTGCCAATGTGGCCACCCTAGGCCTCCTCATGGCCCGGCTCCTTAGCACCTCTCCAG CTCTTCAGGGGACACCAGCATCCCGGGGTTTCTTCGCAGCTGCCATCCTCTTCCTGTCGCAGTCCCACGTGGCTCGGGCGACGCCTGGCTCAGACCAGGCAGTGCTGGCCCTGTCCCCTGACTACGAGGGCATCTGGGCCGATCTGCAGGAGCTCTGGTTCCTGGGCATGCAGGCCTTCACAGGCTGCGTGCCACTGCTGCCCTGGCTGGCTCCTGCTGCCCTGCGCTCCCGCTGGCCGCAGGAGCTGCTCCAGCTACTAGGCAGCGTCAGCCCCAACTCAGTCAAGCCAGAGATGGTAGCCGCCTATCAGGGTGTCCTGGTTGAGTTGGCACGGGCCAACCGGCTGTGTCGGGAGGCCATGAGGCTGCAGGCGGGCGAGGAGACTGCCAGCCACTACCGTATGGCTGCCCTGGAGCAATGCCTGTCAGAGCCCTGA